The following proteins are encoded in a genomic region of Aquifex aeolicus VF5:
- a CDS encoding globin domain-containing protein has protein sequence MLSEETIRVIKSTVPLLKEHGTEITARMYELLFSKYPKTKELFAGASEEQPKKLANAIIAYATYIDRLEELDNAISTIARSHVRRNVKPEHYPLVKECLLQAIEEVLNPGEEVLKAWEEAYDFLAKTLITLEKKLYSQP, from the coding sequence ATGTTGTCCGAGGAGACTATCAGGGTCATTAAGTCAACTGTCCCTCTTCTGAAAGAGCATGGTACGGAGATAACTGCTAGGATGTACGAATTGCTGTTTTCAAAGTATCCTAAAACTAAGGAGTTATTTGCAGGGGCTTCGGAGGAACAACCAAAGAAGCTTGCAAACGCCATAATAGCCTACGCTACCTACATTGATAGGCTAGAGGAGCTTGATAACGCTATCTCAACGATAGCCAGGAGTCATGTGCGAAGAAATGTAAAGCCGGAACATTATCCGCTGGTTAAAGAATGTCTCTTACAGGCAATTGAAGAGGTTTTAAATCCTGGGGAGGAAGTTCTCAAAGCATGGGAAGAGGCGTACGATTTTCTTGCTAAAACGCTTATAACCCTAGAGAAAAAACTTTATAGCCAGCCTTAG
- the cynS gene encoding cyanase, whose amino-acid sequence MRSDIGRLSKYLIERKKNLGLTWEDVSRKLGKSPVYCAMLFYGYAQADDEEVKAVAELLNLEEKELAELKDAPYREPQQPVPPTDPFVYRLYEVVILYGPALKDVAHEMFGDGIMSAIDMSVELEKVEQEGAERMVLTFNGKWLKYRKF is encoded by the coding sequence ATGAGGAGCGATATAGGAAGGCTCTCTAAGTACTTAATTGAAAGGAAAAAGAATCTTGGTCTTACGTGGGAAGATGTAAGCAGAAAGCTTGGGAAAAGCCCCGTTTATTGTGCAATGCTCTTCTATGGATACGCTCAGGCCGACGATGAAGAGGTTAAAGCTGTAGCTGAGCTTTTGAATCTGGAAGAGAAGGAGCTCGCGGAGCTGAAAGATGCCCCATACAGAGAACCTCAGCAACCCGTCCCGCCTACGGATCCCTTCGTTTACAGGCTCTATGAAGTTGTTATTCTCTACGGACCGGCTTTAAAAGATGTAGCCCACGAAATGTTCGGGGACGGGATAATGAGTGCTATAGATATGAGCGTTGAGCTTGAAAAAGTTGAGCAGGAGGGGGCTGAGCGTATGGTTTTAACCTTTAATGGCAAATGGCTGAAGTACAGGAAGTTTTAA
- a CDS encoding FAD-dependent oxidoreductase, which translates to MKVVIVGNGIAGTALVEEILRLSSGKDIRIQVFGDEKFIGYNRVLITEVLAGRKTLSEIYIKRWQWYEEKGVRLEIGKKVERLFPNKKILVTKDGEFYRYDKAIIATGSKPFIPPSIKGVNKKGVFTYRTAKDVFEILDYARVSKRAVVIGGGLLGIEVTKALRDIGLEVFLVHILDTLMEQQLDKTASELLRKDLEDMGIKVLLKKVTEEILGEKKAEGVRFSDGDELLADFVIIATGIRPNVEVGVNSGLKVNKGIVVNDYLETSASDIYAVGECIEHRGKTYGLVAPIMEQVKVCAHNVVHGNEKKYTGSLTYAMLKVAGVNLFSAGEINEKDGDEVVAFLDNGRSLYRKAVIRNNKIVGTILYGDVRGNNYLLDLIKSGKDISEERPYFLIKHILPKGTTGVEELKDNDIVCNCNAVTKGEIVKCIKEGCKTLEEIQERTKASTSCGSCIELVEEILKHYVKEKPKRVNKIEVIKKELHPFDLEFKKRLEKYFSEGELENIPEEDRDVRLKWYGIFYRKATPGYFMVRIRVPNGRLSYEQAKVVSHISEKFCRGEVEITSRQQLQIRWIKLKDLPEILEALNRVGLSTLQTGMDNVRNVTGDPLTGLAEDSLIDTLRLSQEITNIFLGKKKYADLPRKLNVAVLGSQTDCINALFNDVCFYLSEKDGKLGFNLYLGGKIGSGGPKKAIDMDMFVEPYEVPEVFKATLDIYSTFGNRENRSKNRLYFLLQEWGVERFREELEKRLYKAIPSKGKDLVNKTGEREGIINLRNGTYAVCVVVPAGKIKAKDFRQIAELARKYGSRELRLSVYQNIYIPNIPEENLNPLLGEEIFEKFSTVSSPFTMHLIACAGSDTCSFGVIPNKSDAVRVAKYLSERLKLDIPVRMHWSACAKGCGQHGSGDIGFVGTKTKLNGKAVLAVDVFVGGSPTKEGFKVIQGLPLDKVEEASYLLLNYYLENRLEGESFADFAHRVGVDKLKVVLTSLLQEGECKLLKPESISK; encoded by the coding sequence ATGAAAGTAGTTATCGTTGGAAACGGAATAGCCGGAACGGCTCTTGTAGAGGAAATACTACGATTAAGCAGTGGAAAAGATATAAGAATTCAAGTCTTTGGAGATGAAAAGTTTATAGGTTACAACAGGGTTCTCATAACAGAAGTTCTGGCTGGCAGGAAAACACTCAGTGAGATATACATAAAGCGCTGGCAGTGGTACGAGGAAAAGGGAGTAAGGCTGGAAATCGGTAAGAAGGTGGAAAGACTATTTCCCAATAAGAAGATACTCGTAACGAAAGACGGGGAATTTTACAGGTACGATAAAGCTATAATAGCAACGGGAAGTAAGCCCTTTATACCTCCTTCTATTAAAGGCGTAAATAAAAAAGGTGTATTCACTTACAGGACAGCAAAGGACGTTTTTGAAATTCTGGATTACGCCAGGGTTTCAAAAAGGGCGGTGGTAATCGGGGGAGGACTCCTCGGTATAGAAGTGACTAAAGCCCTAAGGGACATAGGTCTCGAAGTTTTTCTGGTTCATATCCTTGACACCCTAATGGAACAGCAACTTGATAAAACGGCTTCTGAGCTCCTAAGAAAGGATTTAGAAGATATGGGAATAAAAGTATTGCTCAAAAAAGTTACGGAAGAAATCTTAGGGGAGAAGAAAGCCGAGGGAGTACGTTTTTCAGATGGTGATGAACTCCTTGCTGATTTTGTAATCATCGCTACGGGAATAAGACCGAACGTTGAAGTCGGTGTAAATTCAGGTCTAAAAGTAAACAAGGGCATAGTGGTTAACGACTACTTGGAGACCTCTGCGAGTGATATCTACGCCGTTGGAGAGTGTATAGAACACAGAGGAAAAACTTATGGTCTGGTAGCCCCAATAATGGAGCAAGTCAAGGTATGCGCTCACAACGTTGTTCACGGAAATGAAAAGAAGTACACGGGATCACTTACCTACGCTATGTTAAAGGTTGCGGGTGTAAATCTGTTTTCTGCGGGGGAAATTAACGAAAAAGACGGAGACGAGGTTGTAGCTTTTCTAGATAACGGAAGGTCACTGTATAGGAAAGCGGTAATCAGAAATAACAAAATTGTAGGAACAATTTTGTATGGAGATGTAAGGGGAAACAATTACCTCCTCGACCTAATAAAAAGCGGTAAAGATATATCGGAAGAAAGACCGTATTTTCTTATAAAACACATCCTTCCCAAGGGCACAACCGGGGTTGAAGAACTTAAGGATAATGACATAGTTTGCAACTGCAACGCAGTAACGAAAGGCGAGATAGTCAAGTGCATTAAAGAAGGGTGTAAAACTTTAGAGGAAATTCAGGAAAGAACAAAAGCTTCTACTTCATGCGGTAGTTGTATAGAACTCGTTGAAGAAATACTGAAACACTACGTAAAAGAAAAACCAAAGCGTGTTAATAAAATTGAGGTTATAAAAAAGGAGCTTCATCCCTTTGACTTAGAGTTTAAAAAACGTTTAGAGAAGTACTTTTCCGAAGGAGAGCTTGAAAACATTCCAGAAGAGGACAGGGACGTAAGACTAAAGTGGTATGGCATCTTTTACAGAAAAGCTACTCCAGGATACTTCATGGTCAGAATTAGGGTTCCTAACGGAAGGCTTTCCTACGAGCAGGCTAAGGTAGTTTCCCACATTTCGGAGAAGTTCTGCAGGGGAGAAGTGGAAATAACTTCCCGTCAGCAACTTCAGATTAGGTGGATAAAGTTAAAAGATTTACCTGAAATCCTTGAAGCGTTAAACAGGGTAGGCCTTTCAACACTCCAGACGGGTATGGATAACGTGAGGAATGTAACAGGTGACCCTCTTACAGGTCTCGCAGAAGATTCTCTTATAGATACCCTGAGATTGTCTCAAGAGATAACAAATATCTTTTTAGGTAAAAAGAAGTACGCAGACCTTCCAAGAAAACTAAACGTAGCGGTTCTGGGTTCACAAACGGACTGTATAAACGCCCTGTTTAACGACGTTTGTTTTTACCTTTCGGAGAAGGATGGAAAGCTCGGTTTTAACCTTTATCTGGGCGGAAAGATAGGTTCAGGTGGCCCTAAAAAAGCGATAGATATGGACATGTTCGTAGAACCTTACGAAGTACCCGAGGTGTTCAAGGCAACACTTGATATTTATTCAACTTTTGGAAACAGGGAAAACAGAAGTAAAAACAGACTGTATTTCCTTCTTCAAGAGTGGGGAGTTGAAAGGTTCAGAGAAGAACTGGAAAAGAGACTGTACAAAGCTATACCCTCAAAAGGGAAAGATTTGGTAAACAAAACGGGGGAAAGGGAGGGGATTATAAACCTCAGGAATGGAACTTACGCAGTCTGTGTTGTAGTTCCGGCAGGAAAGATAAAGGCTAAGGACTTTAGACAGATTGCAGAGCTTGCAAGGAAATACGGAAGCAGAGAGCTCAGGTTAAGTGTGTATCAAAATATATACATCCCGAACATCCCGGAAGAGAACCTGAACCCACTTCTCGGAGAAGAAATCTTTGAAAAGTTCAGCACGGTTAGCTCTCCTTTTACAATGCATCTTATAGCCTGTGCGGGAAGTGATACCTGTTCCTTTGGTGTCATACCTAACAAGAGTGACGCTGTGAGGGTGGCCAAATACTTAAGCGAAAGACTCAAACTTGACATTCCTGTCAGGATGCACTGGTCCGCCTGTGCCAAAGGTTGCGGTCAACACGGGAGCGGAGATATAGGATTTGTAGGGACTAAAACCAAGCTAAATGGAAAAGCTGTGCTGGCTGTAGACGTATTCGTCGGAGGTTCACCCACAAAGGAAGGTTTCAAAGTAATTCAAGGGCTTCCTTTAGATAAAGTGGAGGAAGCTTCTTACCTACTGCTTAACTACTACCTTGAAAACAGACTAGAGGGGGAGAGCTTTGCGGATTTCGCCCACAGGGTAGGAGTGGATAAACTCAAGGTGGTTCTTACAAGTCTTTTACAGGAAGGGGAATGTAAGCTACTGAAACCCGAGAGTATAAGCAAGTAA
- a CDS encoding P-II family nitrogen regulator, with protein sequence MEELLAIVRKEKSYDVMKSLSEAEIPYVSWTVKGRGKEGGLRYKGLIKEKVLMPFLPKRAFLVFPEEGKVNEAVNLIVESAHTGAYGDGKVFLINQEVGVMKLVKAVIRPEKVYEVIKALESEGFKAMTMWDVVGRGKEGGILVGGTPYDELAKTLIMVAVKDEDVDKVIQSITKAAHTGAYGDGKVFVCSISKVWTIRTKEEEL encoded by the coding sequence ATGGAAGAGCTCTTGGCAATTGTCAGGAAGGAAAAGTCTTACGATGTGATGAAATCCTTATCTGAGGCTGAGATACCTTACGTTTCCTGGACTGTGAAGGGGAGGGGGAAGGAGGGGGGACTCAGATATAAAGGTCTTATTAAAGAAAAGGTCCTCATGCCTTTCCTGCCAAAAAGGGCTTTCTTGGTCTTTCCCGAGGAGGGCAAAGTAAATGAGGCTGTGAACCTTATCGTTGAAAGTGCTCACACGGGTGCTTACGGAGATGGGAAGGTCTTTTTGATAAACCAGGAGGTAGGCGTTATGAAACTTGTAAAGGCTGTTATAAGACCTGAGAAAGTCTACGAAGTAATTAAGGCTCTCGAGAGCGAAGGATTTAAAGCTATGACCATGTGGGATGTGGTAGGAAGAGGAAAGGAGGGGGGGATCTTGGTGGGAGGGACTCCTTACGACGAGCTCGCTAAGACGCTCATCATGGTCGCGGTAAAGGATGAGGACGTTGACAAGGTTATACAGAGCATAACGAAAGCTGCGCACACGGGTGCTTACGGAGATGGGAAGGTGTTCGTTTGCAGCATTTCAAAAGTTTGGACCATAAGGACTAAGGAGGAGGAGCTATGA
- a CDS encoding NarK family nitrate/nitrite MFS transporter, whose product MNFLKEIIEAIKKGNPKALFASFIYFDHSFSIWLLLGALGPFIAESFGLSGAQKGFMVAIPVIAAAIFRLNFGHMFQYIDGKYIAIMGIILSSIPHLYMILSGYRVTYDDLLWMGVFLGIAGASFAIALPMAGSNYPKEVQGLVLGLAAAGNIGAVLDGILFPPIARSIGWENTFVLSGILLLIALFFVVIWARDLTKKNEGNRFYPVFAFFATIAFMVILALGFQKGWFGITGNAGKLLIPVLGSVFAILLMPLAFKKVFLERDTWVLMLAYSITFGGFVGMSSYVAMLLRDIYGISKVEAGALMSLFAFTGAMIRPLGGHIADKISGATALLFFLAGIAGVNFIFSLVTPPLAVGIVLFLALYSFYGLGNGAVFQLVPHRWPYQTGLMTGIIGAAGGIGGFYLPVVNGIVFESTGAYNLAFALFGGIALLCLLIVKLLHARWMEWAYVRYDYEKETLVGIDPKSGRVIMELAR is encoded by the coding sequence ATGAATTTCCTGAAGGAGATAATTGAAGCAATTAAGAAGGGAAATCCAAAAGCTCTGTTTGCCAGTTTTATATACTTTGACCATTCATTCAGTATATGGCTACTCTTAGGAGCTCTTGGACCTTTTATAGCTGAGTCCTTCGGACTCTCAGGAGCCCAAAAAGGTTTTATGGTTGCAATTCCCGTAATAGCCGCAGCCATATTCAGACTCAACTTCGGACATATGTTCCAGTATATAGACGGGAAGTACATAGCGATAATGGGCATAATCCTTTCCTCTATCCCTCACCTTTACATGATACTCAGCGGATATCGTGTAACCTACGATGACCTTCTCTGGATGGGGGTTTTTCTCGGTATCGCAGGAGCAAGCTTTGCGATAGCCCTCCCTATGGCGGGAAGTAACTACCCGAAAGAGGTTCAAGGACTCGTACTTGGACTTGCCGCGGCGGGAAACATAGGAGCTGTTTTAGACGGTATACTCTTTCCTCCTATTGCAAGGTCCATCGGTTGGGAAAATACCTTCGTTCTTTCGGGAATACTCCTTCTTATAGCCCTGTTTTTTGTCGTTATCTGGGCGCGGGACCTTACCAAGAAGAACGAAGGGAATAGGTTTTATCCCGTATTTGCATTCTTTGCCACTATAGCTTTTATGGTAATACTGGCTCTCGGTTTTCAAAAGGGATGGTTCGGTATAACCGGAAACGCTGGAAAACTCCTCATACCGGTACTTGGTTCTGTATTTGCTATACTCCTTATGCCTCTTGCCTTTAAAAAGGTGTTCCTGGAAAGGGACACGTGGGTACTTATGCTCGCTTACTCCATAACTTTCGGCGGTTTTGTAGGAATGTCCTCGTACGTGGCTATGCTCCTTAGGGACATATACGGTATATCCAAAGTGGAGGCAGGAGCTCTTATGTCCCTTTTTGCCTTTACGGGTGCGATGATAAGACCTCTGGGGGGACATATCGCGGATAAAATAAGCGGAGCTACAGCACTTCTCTTTTTCCTCGCGGGCATAGCGGGAGTTAACTTCATATTTTCCCTCGTAACACCGCCTCTGGCGGTAGGTATAGTTTTATTCCTTGCACTCTACTCCTTCTATGGACTTGGAAACGGTGCTGTATTTCAGCTCGTTCCTCACAGGTGGCCATATCAAACTGGACTTATGACGGGAATAATCGGAGCTGCCGGAGGTATCGGTGGTTTTTACCTGCCCGTTGTAAACGGAATAGTCTTTGAGTCCACGGGAGCTTACAACCTGGCGTTTGCACTCTTCGGAGGAATAGCCCTGCTGTGTCTCCTTATAGTTAAGCTTCTTCATGCTCGCTGGATGGAATGGGCCTACGTTCGCTACGACTACGAAAAAGAAACGTTGGTTGGTATTGATCCTAAGAGTGGAAGGGTAATTATGGAGTTGGCAAGATGA
- a CDS encoding anthranilate phosphoribosyltransferase yields MDILERTFKKLTRLKDNLQDLSQEEAYEVFRAILEGKLSDIKTTAFLTAMRIKGETSEELLGVIKAIKERMNFPQKKEDALDLGLNYDGKNRTIYILPSALWLCSRLGVEFTNHYALGAPTKEGVTLYEVVKELGVDMNVSFVDQKNYAPELYKLMPLRRELGFRSLINTVEKFLNPFQTKKIVVSIFHKPYFDKNAELLELLGIEDYTIIKGLEGGIEPLPDRPTLVKKRGKDIESIEPKSLGLEMPKDVHSENVLRDSLEINRKIIDGRERGEFFNWALYTAGVLLYAAGECESVEEGVGRVEKEST; encoded by the coding sequence ATGGACATTTTAGAAAGAACTTTCAAAAAATTAACGAGACTTAAGGATAACCTTCAGGACCTTTCTCAGGAAGAAGCCTATGAAGTATTTAGGGCTATACTTGAAGGTAAACTCTCAGATATAAAGACAACTGCCTTCCTGACAGCCATGAGGATAAAGGGGGAAACTTCTGAGGAACTCCTCGGTGTAATTAAGGCAATTAAAGAGAGAATGAATTTTCCGCAGAAGAAAGAGGACGCCTTAGACCTCGGTCTGAACTATGACGGGAAGAACAGGACCATTTATATCCTTCCCTCTGCCCTGTGGCTCTGTTCAAGACTCGGTGTAGAGTTCACAAACCACTACGCTCTTGGAGCTCCAACGAAAGAAGGTGTTACCCTCTACGAAGTAGTTAAGGAACTTGGTGTAGATATGAACGTATCCTTTGTAGACCAAAAGAATTACGCACCGGAGCTATACAAACTCATGCCTCTGAGAAGAGAACTCGGTTTCAGGAGCTTGATAAACACGGTAGAAAAGTTTCTAAATCCCTTTCAGACTAAAAAGATTGTCGTTTCTATCTTTCACAAGCCGTACTTTGATAAGAACGCAGAGCTTCTTGAGCTCCTCGGGATTGAAGACTACACAATTATCAAGGGGCTTGAGGGCGGGATTGAGCCTCTCCCTGATAGACCCACGCTCGTAAAGAAGAGAGGGAAGGACATAGAAAGTATAGAACCTAAATCCCTCGGTCTTGAAATGCCCAAGGATGTTCATTCTGAAAACGTCCTGAGGGATTCGCTTGAGATAAACAGAAAGATAATTGATGGTAGAGAGAGGGGAGAGTTCTTCAACTGGGCGCTTTACACGGCGGGGGTATTGCTCTACGCGGCAGGGGAGTGCGAAAGTGTGGAAGAGGGGGTAGGAAGGGTAGAGAAAGAATCCACCTGA
- the cobA gene encoding uroporphyrinogen-III C-methyltransferase encodes MGKVYLIGAGPGDPELLTLKAYRILRKADVVLYDALVNREILHFARQDSLKIYVGKRDGKHSLPQEEINELLHRFALSYKIVVRLKGGDPFVFGRGGEELLYLKSRGVEVEIVPGITSAISAPSSAFIPVTHRGIASSFAVVTGHPNREIKWEDLVNIDTLVVLMGVKNREKIARELIGAGRNPDEPVAFIEKATTPEQREVFSTLKEVAQNPPEVNPPAVMVVGKVVEIGAKVLCERIIGVTL; translated from the coding sequence ATGGGAAAGGTTTACCTCATAGGAGCCGGTCCTGGAGACCCTGAGCTTCTGACACTTAAAGCTTATCGTATTCTCAGGAAAGCTGACGTAGTTCTATACGATGCCTTGGTAAACAGGGAAATACTTCACTTTGCCAGACAAGACAGCCTTAAGATATACGTGGGCAAGAGAGACGGAAAACACTCCTTGCCTCAGGAGGAGATAAATGAACTTCTTCACAGGTTTGCACTTAGCTACAAAATTGTAGTTAGACTTAAAGGCGGTGACCCTTTTGTGTTCGGAAGGGGCGGAGAAGAACTCCTTTACCTAAAAAGCAGGGGTGTGGAAGTGGAAATAGTACCGGGTATAACTTCGGCGATTTCTGCACCCTCCTCCGCTTTCATTCCCGTAACACATAGGGGAATAGCCTCGTCGTTTGCGGTTGTTACAGGCCACCCCAACAGAGAAATAAAATGGGAGGATTTAGTGAATATAGATACACTCGTTGTTCTTATGGGTGTTAAGAACAGAGAAAAGATAGCGAGAGAACTTATAGGAGCAGGACGAAACCCGGACGAACCCGTTGCCTTTATAGAGAAGGCTACAACTCCGGAGCAGAGGGAAGTTTTCAGCACATTGAAAGAAGTTGCTCAAAACCCGCCGGAGGTAAACCCGCCCGCTGTAATGGTTGTAGGAAAGGTCGTAGAAATAGGAGCAAAAGTCCTATGTGAACGTATAATCGGCGTTACACTTTAA
- a CDS encoding nitrate reductase, protein MKRFQCPYCGVGCGLYINEKGKVKGDFEHPANLGDICKKPLYLPKVLNRGRIAKPMYRENKSHSFREISWEEAYEILKEKLISFSPDETYFYLSGQLLTEDIYVANKFVKGFLRTNNVDANSRLCMASAVTAYKLAFGSDGVPCTYEDVDDADAFLFIGSNAAVAHPVLFKRVLKRRKEEEKVIIVTVDPLETETAKRSDVFIQIKAGTDTVFLNSVLYVLHKEGWIDYRFIYNYTEGFEEALEVAMKFPPDVAASICSVKPEDVYLVAELFAHSKKLISFWCQGLNQSLNGTMKNLALINLHLATGRLNEKGCPFSLTGQPNAMGGREVGYLTNGLPGYRDVRNKADRAFMEKFWGVKGIKKEPGPTITEAIDMILKDRIKFLWVVCTNPAVSLPNLEKVKRALEKVFLVVQDAYWNDTCEFANLILPAAQLGEKEGVMTGSDRTVTFCERFSEPFGESKPDWLIFTELARKMGAEELFPYSSPKEIFEEFKASTKGRLCDMSNLSYENLPARWGKRWLYEDLKFPTESGKARFHPARVDVAAEEGMFILLTGRLKNNWHTMTRTGKSPELLKGEIPPFVIMNPRDAEELGIEEGEEVILSAKGKEITRVVRFGNVKRGHIFAPFGYPSEYGEPTNLLTSDRTDPYSKEPDLKYSGVDVFVKVNR, encoded by the coding sequence ATGAAGAGGTTTCAATGTCCTTACTGCGGTGTAGGATGCGGTCTTTACATAAACGAGAAGGGTAAGGTGAAAGGGGATTTTGAACATCCCGCTAATCTCGGGGACATCTGTAAGAAGCCCTTGTATTTACCGAAGGTACTGAATAGGGGAAGGATAGCGAAGCCCATGTACAGGGAAAATAAGAGTCACAGCTTCAGGGAAATAAGTTGGGAGGAAGCTTACGAGATACTAAAAGAGAAGCTCATCTCCTTTTCTCCCGACGAAACTTACTTTTATCTTTCGGGACAACTTTTAACGGAGGATATATACGTAGCAAACAAGTTCGTTAAAGGTTTTCTCAGAACCAATAACGTTGACGCAAACTCAAGACTTTGTATGGCTTCTGCAGTTACCGCTTACAAACTCGCTTTTGGTTCCGACGGTGTTCCCTGTACGTACGAGGACGTGGACGATGCGGATGCCTTCCTTTTTATAGGTTCTAACGCTGCCGTAGCTCATCCTGTTCTTTTTAAAAGGGTTCTGAAGAGGAGGAAGGAAGAAGAAAAAGTAATTATAGTAACCGTAGATCCGCTGGAAACGGAAACCGCCAAAAGGAGCGATGTTTTCATTCAAATAAAAGCTGGAACGGATACGGTTTTCCTCAACTCCGTTTTATACGTTCTGCATAAGGAGGGGTGGATAGATTACCGCTTTATTTACAACTACACGGAGGGATTTGAAGAGGCTCTGGAAGTTGCCATGAAATTCCCTCCAGATGTGGCCGCCAGCATTTGTAGCGTCAAACCGGAAGACGTATACCTCGTAGCGGAGCTCTTTGCCCACAGTAAAAAACTTATCTCCTTCTGGTGTCAAGGGTTAAATCAGTCCTTAAATGGGACTATGAAAAATCTGGCTTTGATAAACCTCCACTTGGCCACCGGAAGGCTCAACGAAAAGGGATGTCCCTTTTCCTTAACCGGTCAACCGAACGCCATGGGAGGTAGAGAAGTAGGTTATCTCACAAACGGTCTTCCCGGATACAGAGATGTCAGGAATAAGGCGGACAGAGCATTTATGGAGAAATTCTGGGGCGTTAAAGGTATAAAGAAAGAGCCGGGACCCACAATTACGGAAGCGATAGACATGATTCTAAAAGACAGAATAAAGTTTCTCTGGGTGGTATGCACAAATCCCGCGGTGTCTTTACCCAACTTAGAAAAAGTTAAAAGGGCTCTTGAGAAGGTTTTCTTAGTAGTTCAGGACGCTTACTGGAATGACACCTGCGAGTTTGCAAATTTAATACTGCCCGCCGCACAACTGGGAGAAAAAGAAGGAGTTATGACTGGTTCCGATAGAACTGTTACATTTTGTGAGCGTTTTTCCGAGCCTTTTGGTGAATCAAAGCCAGACTGGCTCATATTTACTGAGCTTGCAAGAAAGATGGGAGCCGAAGAGCTTTTCCCTTACTCTTCTCCAAAGGAAATATTTGAGGAATTTAAAGCCTCAACCAAGGGGAGATTGTGCGACATGAGTAATTTATCCTACGAAAACCTTCCCGCAAGGTGGGGCAAAAGATGGCTCTATGAAGACCTAAAATTCCCAACGGAAAGCGGAAAAGCAAGATTTCACCCCGCACGGGTAGATGTGGCAGCTGAAGAAGGGATGTTTATACTTCTGACGGGAAGATTAAAGAACAACTGGCACACTATGACGAGAACTGGAAAGAGCCCGGAACTGTTGAAAGGTGAAATTCCACCTTTTGTGATAATGAATCCCAGAGACGCGGAGGAACTGGGAATAGAGGAAGGAGAGGAAGTGATACTGAGTGCAAAGGGAAAAGAAATAACCAGAGTTGTCAGGTTCGGAAACGTAAAAAGAGGACACATATTCGCACCTTTCGGTTATCCTTCCGAATACGGAGAGCCTACTAATTTGTTAACGTCCGACAGAACGGATCCTTACTCAAAGGAGCCGGATCTTAAGTACTCAGGGGTAGATGTGTTTGTAAAAGTAAATAGGTGA